Proteins encoded within one genomic window of Marasmius oreades isolate 03SP1 chromosome 4, whole genome shotgun sequence:
- a CDS encoding uncharacterized protein (MEROPS:MER0022060): MNNQEFQDSFVTVVIDPNCTISAETRHRRFPYLSRLQVPIYFTLRGSVWTRSKAWVPNQYYQFEVEIFKSSVDDELLDVVEYVLGQYIQSEASHNHHLAAFQSLAELSKVSGILNTRATLPPRFDKEHCSKAIFTVRIRSPN, from the exons ATGAACAACCAGGAGTTCCAAGACTCGTTCGTTACTGTCGTC ATCGACCCCAACTGCACGATATCAGCCGAGACTAGACATCGGCGCTTTCCGTACCTGTCCCGACTACAAGTCCCCATATACTTCACCCTCCGAGGATCAGTTTGGACAAgatcgaaggcttgggtGCCGAATCAGTACTACCAGTTTGAAGTAGAGATCTTCAAATCGAGTGTCGATGATGAGCTGTTAGATGTTGTGGAGTACGTATTGGGCCAGTACATTCAGTCAGAGGCCTCTCATAACCATCA TCTCGCAGCCTTCCAATCTCTAGCAGAACTGTCCAAGGTATCGGGGATTCTAAACACCCGTGCAACGTTACCTCCCCGATTTGATAAGGAGCATTGCTCGAAGGCAATATTTACCGTCCGCATTCGTTCGCCAAACTGA